Proteins encoded by one window of Tunturibacter psychrotolerans:
- a CDS encoding TniQ family protein: protein MSSLLPWHPRRFNDEILSSWILRIAAGNNVSVRSLCAWLGNDQPVAALDRMVYTSPFIDSIAEAIGAEKEQVIECLPSSLHGLSRTPVYRIRGGTAPMQWHLWQDGSYGAMSNQYCPACLEEKGHHQLPWSISIYTCCLKHSCFLRESCPHCGKSFRSASRFLNWSLGNPGKDLQRCAYCNRSVANCAPSEQADKKTLRMCHVLGSLVRKSSCESFFEVLARLLYVMCRPSTLAENLRSQMLPGSHQITSRHSSGAPMNFEYLDVKSRAYMLQAVVSLFADWPNYLIETLRSTNQLHYHLHLFKDLPSWYERAERVAMIPCSKPNPSERDKLLHVATRQGWITAVQFAEENP, encoded by the coding sequence GTGTCAAGTCTCTTACCATGGCATCCGCGCCGTTTTAACGACGAGATTTTGTCATCCTGGATTCTTAGGATTGCAGCCGGGAATAACGTGTCCGTTCGAAGCCTTTGTGCATGGCTTGGGAACGACCAACCTGTTGCAGCGTTAGATCGCATGGTATACACAAGTCCGTTCATAGACTCCATCGCAGAGGCGATTGGAGCCGAAAAAGAACAGGTAATCGAATGCCTTCCTTCCAGCCTTCATGGACTGTCTAGGACACCGGTCTATCGAATACGGGGGGGAACCGCGCCCATGCAGTGGCATCTGTGGCAAGACGGGTCATACGGTGCTATGAGTAACCAGTATTGCCCAGCTTGTCTTGAGGAGAAGGGTCACCATCAGCTTCCGTGGTCTATCTCCATATACACCTGCTGTTTGAAGCATAGTTGCTTCCTTCGAGAAAGTTGTCCTCACTGCGGGAAATCATTTCGAAGTGCGTCTCGATTTCTCAACTGGAGCTTGGGTAATCCAGGAAAGGACCTGCAGCGGTGCGCATACTGCAATCGATCAGTCGCTAATTGCGCACCATCCGAGCAAGCGGACAAAAAGACTTTGAGAATGTGTCACGTGCTGGGCTCATTGGTCAGGAAATCCAGTTGTGAGAGTTTTTTTGAGGTGTTGGCAAGACTTCTGTACGTTATGTGCCGTCCGTCTACCTTAGCGGAGAACCTGAGGTCGCAAATGCTGCCAGGGTCACACCAAATCACGTCCAGACACTCTAGTGGTGCGCCGATGAATTTCGAATATCTCGATGTGAAATCGAGAGCCTATATGCTCCAAGCGGTTGTGAGTCTCTTCGCAGACTGGCCAAATTATTTGATCGAGACCCTTAGATCGACAAATCAGTTGCATTACCATCTGCATTTGTTTAAAGACCTACCGAGCTGGTACGAACGGGCGGAAAGGGTTGCAATGATTCCATGCTCCAAGCCCAACCCTTCGGAGAGAGATAAACTTCTCCATGTCGCGACTCGGCAAGGTTGGATAACGGCAGTTCAATTCGCCGAAGAGAACCCGTAA
- a CDS encoding Ig-like domain-containing protein: MDYTGDANVKGASQTYYVPFSASDYSYVTLGTSLSNSFGGQPVTLTATVGSGIPLHVATGTVTFFNGSTAIGGAKVPKSGTVILVTRKLAAGVNNLIATYSGDAILTTSSSSPIPVTVADYVMQVLPASVKVEQGQSEKVTLDLIPQGGFADPVQLSCSDLPTDVTCKFSQSTVTLGGVNPVTVSLTLKASKAAEITTKPVSITITATSVTGTTPKTSPLHVTIKK, translated from the coding sequence TTGGACTATACAGGTGACGCAAATGTCAAAGGCGCGTCGCAGACCTACTACGTGCCATTCTCCGCAAGTGACTATTCCTATGTGACACTTGGTACGAGCCTCTCGAACTCCTTTGGTGGACAACCCGTCACTCTCACCGCTACCGTCGGCTCGGGTATTCCGTTGCATGTTGCGACAGGAACAGTCACTTTCTTCAACGGTTCGACCGCGATAGGCGGAGCTAAGGTTCCCAAGAGCGGCACCGTCATTCTTGTCACTCGCAAACTCGCAGCAGGCGTCAACAATCTGATCGCAACCTACTCGGGTGATGCCATCCTCACAACGTCTTCATCGTCCCCTATCCCAGTGACGGTCGCAGACTACGTCATGCAAGTCTTACCTGCGTCGGTCAAAGTCGAGCAAGGTCAATCCGAGAAAGTCACTTTGGATCTCATCCCCCAAGGTGGCTTTGCAGATCCGGTGCAACTCTCATGCTCTGACTTGCCGACCGATGTTACGTGCAAGTTCAGCCAATCAACTGTCACCCTCGGTGGCGTCAATCCAGTGACGGTTTCGTTGACTCTCAAGGCCAGCAAAGCTGCGGAGATCACCACCAAACCAGTGTCTATCACCATCACAGCAACCAGTGTTACTGGAACAACCCCGAAGACGTCCCCTCTTCACGTCACCATCAAGAAGTAA
- a CDS encoding protease pro-enzyme activation domain-containing protein has product MHKYDSFRRCTMGACIAIGLITSPDANAQSRITEAIQNTQRVVVPGSSPNRLIGLSHDTGRLPGSQKLGRMILLLAPTATQDQAVADLIVSQHDASSPAFHKWLTPTEFGQQFGVADTDSSQVRQWLEGQGLIVHQVSQSLRYIVFSGTVSQVENAFATQMHSYTYKNKTFIANSGEIQLPAALRNVVKGVVRLHINPSSPAIIGGPKVHFKKAGGQFTFDDSSHGMAPADFAKIYNVQPLYNAGVNGAGQSIAIVGRSNINIQDIRDFRNLLGLPVNDPQIIINGDDPGITTDVDEATLDVTWSGAVAPMAKIDFVVSESNFADGVDVSAEYIVDNNIAPVMSTSYGSCESDLGPVENAFYNSLWQQAAAQGITSFVAAGDNGGAGCDAPAGGIYSSGVLAVNGIASTPYDVAVGGTQFDDTTNPTKYWSATNNPTTGESAVGYIPEIVWNESSNDPNDVLLYAGSGGVSSFYAKPNWQTAVGVPNDGSRDLPDISLSASLHDGYLVCLNGNCGYGDYFFTFGGTSASSPAAAGIMALVNQKMGGQPQGMANYVFYRLAKVSGVFHDTIKGNNKVPDPNGQYTVGYNAGTGYDLATGLGSMDVNALVNNWKSAASGISSGVTLALGNGQSASTVHGKPITFQATVACSAPGTCTAPTGAVALSATSSAAGTVGVGSGDLTPLSSSSVANILTYVVPGGSYNVSARYSGDGKYSPGTSNEVPVTVSAEKSQTFVGSVGGGTFATGPITVSYGESWPVAVIVAGKSGYGYPSGQITMTADGNPITNGGVYDYAAGTFAPSTMTLNYGENSAIKTTLPTSQSSTISYVLPTQALGAGSHRLVASYPGDPSFADSKGSYTYTVNQAQGVFEDFFPIGDTVANAPVQLVTQMGFASLGFAPYGGTITVSDITTGSPVV; this is encoded by the coding sequence ATGCATAAATACGATAGTTTCAGACGCTGCACGATGGGAGCCTGCATTGCCATAGGCTTGATCACAAGCCCAGATGCAAACGCTCAATCGCGTATAACCGAAGCAATACAGAATACGCAGCGTGTCGTTGTCCCAGGTAGTAGCCCGAACCGACTCATCGGTTTGAGCCACGATACCGGACGCCTTCCCGGCAGCCAAAAGCTTGGTCGTATGATTCTGCTATTGGCGCCCACAGCGACGCAGGATCAAGCCGTCGCTGATCTTATCGTGTCGCAACACGACGCCTCTTCTCCCGCCTTCCACAAGTGGCTCACTCCGACCGAATTCGGTCAACAGTTCGGGGTTGCTGATACCGATTCCTCTCAGGTTCGCCAGTGGCTCGAAGGTCAAGGCCTGATTGTTCATCAGGTCTCACAGAGTCTTCGCTATATCGTGTTTAGTGGTACCGTTTCCCAGGTCGAGAATGCATTTGCTACTCAAATGCACTCCTACACATACAAAAACAAGACTTTCATCGCTAACTCGGGGGAGATCCAGCTCCCCGCAGCATTGCGGAATGTCGTCAAGGGTGTGGTTCGGCTGCATATCAATCCATCGTCACCCGCCATCATCGGAGGCCCGAAAGTACACTTCAAAAAAGCCGGAGGGCAATTTACCTTCGACGACAGCTCACACGGCATGGCGCCCGCAGACTTCGCCAAGATTTATAACGTGCAACCACTCTACAACGCTGGAGTAAATGGGGCCGGCCAGTCGATCGCGATTGTCGGTCGGAGCAATATCAACATTCAGGACATAAGAGACTTCCGCAATCTGCTCGGGCTTCCGGTGAACGATCCCCAGATCATCATCAATGGAGACGATCCTGGTATCACCACGGATGTCGATGAAGCCACACTGGATGTCACGTGGTCCGGTGCCGTCGCACCAATGGCAAAGATTGATTTCGTTGTATCGGAGAGCAACTTCGCGGATGGAGTGGATGTCTCGGCTGAGTACATCGTCGACAACAATATTGCACCGGTAATGAGCACCAGCTACGGATCATGCGAAAGCGATCTCGGCCCGGTTGAGAATGCTTTCTACAATTCGCTATGGCAGCAGGCAGCAGCACAGGGAATTACTTCATTCGTAGCTGCCGGAGACAACGGTGGAGCCGGGTGCGACGCCCCCGCAGGCGGCATCTATTCCTCTGGCGTTCTTGCTGTTAACGGAATCGCTTCTACTCCCTACGACGTTGCAGTCGGCGGTACACAGTTTGACGATACGACCAACCCCACCAAATACTGGAGCGCAACAAACAACCCAACTACCGGCGAATCTGCGGTTGGCTATATCCCTGAGATCGTGTGGAACGAAAGCAGTAACGATCCGAACGATGTCTTGCTGTACGCAGGGAGCGGCGGCGTAAGCAGCTTTTACGCGAAACCCAACTGGCAAACGGCCGTCGGGGTTCCTAATGATGGCTCTCGCGATCTTCCTGACATCTCTCTGTCCGCCTCACTCCACGACGGGTATCTTGTCTGTCTCAACGGCAACTGCGGTTACGGAGATTACTTCTTTACCTTTGGCGGTACTTCAGCCTCGAGCCCGGCCGCGGCGGGCATCATGGCATTGGTAAACCAGAAGATGGGTGGTCAGCCGCAAGGCATGGCCAACTATGTTTTCTACCGTCTCGCCAAAGTCTCCGGCGTCTTCCATGACACGATCAAGGGCAACAACAAAGTACCCGATCCAAACGGCCAGTATACGGTTGGCTACAACGCAGGAACAGGGTATGACCTTGCCACCGGCCTAGGCTCGATGGATGTGAACGCGCTAGTCAACAACTGGAAGTCGGCAGCGAGCGGGATCAGCAGCGGGGTGACGCTTGCACTCGGTAATGGGCAAAGCGCGAGCACAGTCCATGGCAAACCGATCACATTCCAGGCAACTGTGGCCTGCTCCGCCCCAGGCACCTGCACTGCCCCAACCGGCGCAGTCGCTCTCTCGGCGACGTCTTCAGCAGCAGGCACGGTAGGAGTGGGTTCCGGCGATCTGACACCACTCTCGAGTTCGAGCGTTGCCAATATCCTGACCTACGTCGTACCTGGCGGCAGTTACAACGTTAGTGCTCGGTACAGCGGTGACGGCAAATACAGCCCTGGAACCTCCAACGAGGTGCCTGTCACTGTCTCCGCCGAGAAGAGCCAGACTTTTGTGGGCTCGGTTGGCGGTGGCACATTCGCAACCGGCCCCATCACGGTAAGCTACGGAGAATCGTGGCCGGTCGCAGTCATTGTCGCTGGAAAATCTGGTTATGGCTATCCGTCTGGTCAGATAACCATGACCGCAGATGGCAATCCAATCACCAACGGAGGAGTATACGACTACGCAGCCGGAACATTTGCTCCCAGTACGATGACTTTGAACTATGGTGAGAACAGTGCTATCAAAACCACGCTTCCTACTAGCCAATCGAGCACGATCTCTTACGTTCTGCCCACGCAGGCGTTGGGTGCAGGGTCGCACCGGCTTGTAGCAAGTTATCCTGGCGATCCGAGTTTCGCGGACAGTAAAGGGAGCTATACCTACACCGTAAACCAGGCACAGGGAGTCTTTGAGGATTTCTTTCCCATCGGAGACACCGTCGCAAATGCTCCCGTACAACTCGTTACCCAGATGGGATTCGCAAGTCTGGGGTTTGCACCGTACGGGGGAACTATTACCGTATCGGACATTACAACTGGATCGCCTGTTGTATGA
- a CDS encoding AraC family transcriptional regulator, translating into MHVALPPENLQRVGFLSYLPGLLRRFGVNPTDVLSASGLSEDALDNPEGTIPYRAMGLLAETACKSTRCPHFGLEIGRQIQTATLGLLGELMRNSLTLRDSLHDFALNQHRNAHGGVAYLLEDGPQAFLGYAVYQPGVPGNYLICDAAAMGAFTIFRELAGFGHISGLEVLFARSKPSNIAYYRQAFGVKLTFNADQTAIAFPRRMLEQPIHGADTKHRITLERSIRDLWHAGDTDLSIQLRRELRVALLRGDASALKAAAQMGMNRRTMHRRLDELGLKFQKVLDETRCEYAQQLLAFTRLEINKIATMVGYTDPSVFTRGFARWTGNTPSQWRAKRSEESRDCI; encoded by the coding sequence ATGCATGTAGCACTTCCGCCCGAAAACCTTCAGAGAGTAGGCTTCCTCTCGTACTTGCCTGGACTCCTACGCCGCTTTGGAGTCAACCCAACTGACGTATTGTCGGCCTCCGGCTTGAGCGAAGATGCCTTAGACAATCCGGAAGGAACGATTCCTTACCGCGCGATGGGCTTGCTCGCGGAAACGGCCTGCAAGAGCACTCGATGCCCGCATTTCGGTCTCGAAATCGGCCGTCAAATTCAGACAGCAACGCTTGGCCTTCTCGGCGAGTTGATGAGAAATTCGCTGACCCTCCGCGATTCCTTGCACGATTTTGCACTCAACCAACATCGCAACGCCCATGGCGGGGTCGCCTACCTGTTGGAAGATGGCCCACAAGCGTTCCTGGGATATGCGGTCTATCAGCCCGGCGTGCCGGGCAACTATCTAATTTGCGACGCCGCTGCCATGGGCGCGTTCACCATTTTTCGTGAGCTCGCAGGTTTCGGTCACATTTCGGGTTTGGAAGTTTTATTCGCCCGATCTAAGCCGAGCAATATCGCCTACTATAGACAAGCCTTTGGGGTGAAGCTGACATTCAATGCAGACCAAACTGCCATCGCCTTTCCGCGAAGGATGTTGGAACAGCCGATCCACGGCGCAGACACTAAACATCGGATCACCCTTGAGAGAAGCATTCGAGACCTGTGGCACGCAGGTGATACCGATTTGTCAATTCAACTGCGCCGAGAACTAAGAGTCGCACTGTTACGAGGCGACGCTTCCGCGCTCAAGGCCGCTGCCCAGATGGGTATGAATCGTCGTACGATGCACCGCCGCCTCGATGAACTTGGGCTTAAGTTTCAGAAGGTCTTGGATGAAACACGGTGCGAGTATGCGCAGCAGTTATTGGCTTTTACAAGGCTAGAGATTAACAAAATCGCCACTATGGTTGGCTATACGGATCCGAGCGTCTTCACGCGTGGCTTCGCGCGGTGGACGGGGAACACTCCAAGTCAGTGGCGAGCGAAACGTTCGGAAGAGAGTAGAGACTGTATCTGA
- a CDS encoding DUF1254 domain-containing protein, which translates to MMTKLTAYALLTSLSLLVGCKQTPSQDPTTSSAPEAVVKDAASAYEYLYPLVVFGVSTEALTNVEKPTWETLSAPINQFMSVRQSRPDNHGVILPSTDTLYTLAWTDVTNEPVVFTTPDIPNVPGTTKKRFMMYEFMDAWTKVYYSNGLQKGLTKKTSFIMVGPDFKGDLPTIPNSIVVHCTTNQSWLIVRTQVEGLNDLPNVHAVQDQYDLRPLSAFGKLFTQPLGTVNPNIAVTPGPSPQANALDGEKFFTKAAEWFNKVPFPDEDKAKGVDKLLAQFGIVHGQPYDYSALSLEKKAAMGLATKAVQHEFDKIAANPASIGDLKHGWLIPNPHLGNYGTDYALRAGIAFVGFGANLPEDGYYPFLVQDGAGKTLDGGKKYTITFAKGQLPPAGAFWSVTNYQNHFLIPGTTKFSVSEWMNPKKNADGSLTIYLQPTSPGAGKELNWLPTSASIPMMTPLMRLYWPLPPALNGTWYPPPAVEVQ; encoded by the coding sequence ATGATGACAAAGTTGACAGCGTATGCACTGCTCACGTCTCTTTCCTTGCTAGTTGGTTGCAAACAAACACCCTCTCAGGACCCAACCACCTCGTCCGCGCCCGAAGCGGTCGTGAAAGATGCTGCATCCGCTTACGAATATCTCTACCCTCTCGTCGTCTTCGGCGTCTCGACAGAGGCTCTCACCAACGTCGAGAAGCCGACGTGGGAGACGTTGTCGGCACCAATCAATCAGTTCATGAGTGTGCGCCAAAGCCGTCCAGACAATCATGGCGTCATCCTTCCCAGCACGGACACTTTGTATACGCTGGCGTGGACTGATGTGACGAACGAACCAGTGGTATTTACTACACCGGACATTCCGAACGTGCCCGGAACGACCAAAAAGCGGTTCATGATGTATGAGTTCATGGACGCATGGACGAAGGTCTACTACAGCAATGGACTGCAAAAGGGGCTGACTAAGAAAACCAGCTTCATCATGGTCGGCCCCGACTTCAAGGGCGACCTGCCTACGATTCCGAATAGCATCGTCGTCCACTGCACGACCAATCAGTCCTGGCTGATCGTCCGCACCCAAGTTGAAGGACTCAACGATTTGCCCAATGTTCATGCGGTTCAAGATCAATATGACCTAAGGCCACTCAGCGCGTTCGGTAAACTCTTCACTCAACCTCTCGGAACCGTCAATCCTAATATTGCCGTCACGCCGGGCCCGTCGCCACAGGCCAATGCACTAGATGGCGAAAAGTTCTTCACCAAGGCGGCCGAGTGGTTTAACAAGGTGCCATTTCCCGACGAAGATAAAGCCAAGGGCGTTGACAAGCTTCTTGCCCAGTTCGGCATCGTTCACGGTCAACCCTACGACTACTCCGCTCTATCGCTTGAAAAGAAGGCGGCGATGGGCCTCGCTACAAAGGCAGTCCAACATGAGTTCGATAAGATCGCTGCAAATCCAGCCAGCATCGGAGATCTGAAACACGGGTGGCTCATTCCAAACCCACACCTCGGCAACTACGGAACAGATTATGCGCTGCGAGCAGGAATCGCCTTCGTAGGATTTGGCGCGAACCTGCCCGAAGATGGCTACTACCCCTTCTTGGTTCAGGATGGCGCAGGAAAGACCCTGGATGGTGGAAAGAAGTACACGATCACCTTCGCCAAGGGGCAACTACCACCTGCCGGAGCTTTTTGGTCCGTTACCAACTATCAGAATCACTTCCTGATACCCGGCACCACAAAGTTTTCTGTAAGTGAATGGATGAATCCAAAGAAAAACGCCGATGGATCTTTGACCATCTATCTGCAGCCTACGAGTCCAGGTGCGGGCAAAGAGCTCAACTGGCTACCAACATCTGCAAGCATCCCGATGATGACGCCGCTAATGCGCCTTTACTGGCCATTGCCACCCGCTCTCAATGGCACTTGGTACCCACCGCCCGCAGTTGAGGTTCAATGA
- a CDS encoding OmpA family protein produces MKKLHAIRYVGLVAILVATLTLTIQVAQGQSTQIQGVINGRSGATMTVQSVGSPNTVVLLTDSTSVGEVEGVFKARTKQMPMTALIPGLPVQIKGTLNDQNQLVADTIKFKGSDLKAAMDAQAGLQPTEQKVAANAAQIQQSQQEIAAQQAALQQQQAQLTEEQQKVAANKAAIAAANKRFGELGEYNILGEATVLFGNGKITVEPQYKEQLLKLAQQAKGITAYILQVQGYASAVGSAALNQRLSSERAEAVTAVLVQQGQIPLTNMLAPGAMGTSSQVDSDKTSEGQAENRRVVVRILQNKGVSGTY; encoded by the coding sequence ATGAAAAAGCTTCACGCAATCCGTTATGTCGGACTCGTCGCTATTTTGGTCGCAACATTGACTTTGACAATTCAAGTTGCTCAAGGTCAATCAACGCAAATTCAAGGCGTGATTAATGGCCGCAGCGGTGCGACCATGACGGTGCAAAGTGTCGGATCTCCCAACACCGTCGTGCTTCTCACTGACAGTACTAGCGTCGGAGAGGTCGAAGGAGTCTTCAAAGCTCGCACAAAGCAGATGCCTATGACGGCTCTCATTCCGGGCCTTCCTGTCCAGATAAAAGGAACTCTTAACGATCAAAATCAGCTTGTCGCCGACACGATAAAGTTCAAAGGCTCAGATCTGAAAGCTGCCATGGACGCTCAGGCCGGTCTGCAACCAACCGAACAGAAAGTAGCTGCCAACGCGGCGCAGATTCAGCAGAGTCAACAGGAGATTGCAGCGCAACAAGCTGCTCTGCAGCAACAACAAGCTCAACTTACCGAAGAGCAGCAAAAGGTCGCTGCAAATAAAGCGGCAATTGCAGCCGCTAACAAACGTTTTGGCGAATTAGGCGAGTACAACATCCTGGGAGAAGCGACTGTTCTATTCGGCAATGGGAAAATCACCGTCGAGCCGCAATATAAAGAGCAGCTTCTGAAGCTAGCACAACAAGCCAAAGGTATTACTGCCTACATCCTTCAAGTGCAGGGATACGCTTCTGCGGTCGGCAGTGCCGCGTTGAATCAAAGACTCAGCAGCGAGCGTGCGGAGGCGGTCACGGCAGTTCTTGTCCAACAAGGCCAGATTCCTCTCACCAATATGCTCGCTCCGGGAGCAATGGGGACGTCTTCCCAAGTCGACTCTGACAAGACCTCTGAAGGTCAGGCAGAAAATCGCCGTGTAGTCGTTCGAATTCTGCAAAACAAAGGTGTATCTGGGACCTATTAA